From the genome of Desulfonatronum thiosulfatophilum:
CATCCCCGCGCCGCCGGTGATCATCTTCACGGACAAGGGCTCGGCTGAAGATGCCAGGAAGTTCATGGAACTCGGCGCCCGCGACTACTGGCTCGAGCCGCTGCTCTGGGACAAGGTCCGTGCTCTGCTCACCGCCACAGCCGACCCCCAGCCCAAGGAGCCGCCAAGACAGCCCGTCGCTGATGTCGGGGAAGAGTCGGCAAAGAAGGCCATCATCGGTCGCCACCCCACCATGCAGCGGGCCCTGGCCCTGGCCGGTCAGGTGGCCCGTTCCAAGGCTACCATCTTGATTTCCGGTGAATCCGGAACAGGAAAAGAACTGTTTGCCCGCTTTCTGCACAATTCCAGCGACCGCTCCGCTCATCCGTTTATTGCCGTGAACTGTGCGGCCCTGCCGGAACATCTTCTGGAAAGCGAGCTGTTCGGCCATGAAAAAGGCGCTTTTACCGGAGCGATCACCCGCAAGCTTGGAAAGTTCGAGCTCGCACACGGGGGCACCCTGCTCCTGGATGAAATATCCGAAATGGATATGGGGCTGCAGGCCAAGCTGCTGCGCGTGCTCCAGGAAGGAGAGATCGACCGGGTCGGAGGCAGTGAGATAATTCCCGTGGACGTGCGGGTTCTGGCCACCACAAACCGCGATCTGGCCGCCTCGGTGCAGGCCAAGGAATTTCGACAGGATCTGTACTACCGCCTGAACGTCATTCCGCTGCGTCTGCCGCCCCTGCGCGAGCGCGGCGAGGATATCCAACTGCTGACGGACTTTTTCGTCTCCCGCTTTGCGCGAATGTATTCTCTGGGCGCCAT
Proteins encoded in this window:
- a CDS encoding sigma-54-dependent transcriptional regulator; the encoded protein is MPVPSILFLAPTSVVTPLFQPIKRAGLDVGMAETIPGALKFIQRQQPILIFCRDRLTGFQAEDLLSAIHQSNIPAPPVIIFTDKGSAEDARKFMELGARDYWLEPLLWDKVRALLTATADPQPKEPPRQPVADVGEESAKKAIIGRHPTMQRALALAGQVARSKATILISGESGTGKELFARFLHNSSDRSAHPFIAVNCAALPEHLLESELFGHEKGAFTGAITRKLGKFELAHGGTLLLDEISEMDMGLQAKLLRVLQEGEIDRVGGSEIIPVDVRVLATTNRDLAASVQAKEFRQDLYYRLNVIPLRLPPLRERGEDIQLLTDFFVSRFARMYSLGAIVVSPEARQWLKDHDWPGNVRELQNLMERATLLCGGSPIEPRHFLLDESGDWQGEGMIATASSTGLERFPHQPGEEDQPDETEITPGDYSHQEATTLDISDDQRPILPLHEVERHLIFKSLDYTAGNRTKAAVLLGVSVRTLRNKLNEYRQMGLEVP